A part of Cotesia glomerata isolate CgM1 linkage group LG4, MPM_Cglom_v2.3, whole genome shotgun sequence genomic DNA contains:
- the LOC123264297 gene encoding tumor protein D54 isoform X3 produces MNTVPTGEDALHSGSLSPSADNVANELAGLSFEEQERQKAEWRTELAKVEEEIQTLRHVLASKVRVSQELKRKLGISVWKDITEDVNQGLRNVKESNVYQNIGEKLGHVKRAVSENSLFQKTESVCKQAAGMTQSFLGGFGSGISMKLGQMRNSDSFRSLEERVGSAYENVKTKVTPSRSNSTQSFDEALRESEATRRASGIPSVATSPTIPEEKLLS; encoded by the exons gTGAGGATGCCCTACATTCTGGTTCTCTTTCTCCATCGGCGGACAATGTCGCGAATGAGCTAGCTGGATTATCATTTGAAGAACAGGAGCGTCAAAAAGCTGAGTGGAGAACTGAACTAGCCaag gtTGAAGAGGAAATTCAAACATTGAGACATGTGTTGGCCAGCAAAGTACGAGTATCGCAAGAATTGAAACGAAAACTCGGCATCAGTGTGTGGAAAGACATCACCGAAGATGTAAATCAAGGACTCCGTAACGTCAAGGAGAGTAATGT TTATCAGAACATTGGTGAAAAACTTGGTCATGTCAAGAGGGCCGTCTCCGAAAACAGTTT ATTTCAGAAAACGGAATCCGTTTGCAAGCAAGCTGCGGGCATGACCCAAAGTTTCTTGGGTGGCTTTGGCAGCGGGATTTCCATGAAGTTGGGTCAGATGCGTAATTCTGATAGTTTTCGCTCACTTGAagaacgtgttggtagcgcctatgaaaatgttaag ACTAAAGTAACACCATCAAGATCAAACTCGACCCAGAGCTTTGATGAAGCCCTGCGAGAGTCCGAAGCAACAAGACGAGCATCAGGAATCCCATCAGTGGCTACCAGCCCAACCATCCCCGAGGAGAAGCTCTTGTCATAG